In bacterium YEK0313, one genomic interval encodes:
- the nuoE gene encoding NADH-quinone oxidoreductase subunit E codes for MGRHPAWDTEAARALIARMSGLDGAAMPILHALQEEFGYIDQAAVPLIADALNLSRAEVHGTVTFYHDFRHEPAGRRVIKLCRAEACQSVGCERLVDHLRRRHGVAVDATTADGDLTVETVYCLGNCALGPAALVDGELIGHLDEASLSALCEGRSVDEARVAAEGVPA; via the coding sequence ATGGGACGACATCCGGCGTGGGACACTGAAGCGGCCCGGGCCCTGATCGCCCGGATGAGCGGTCTCGACGGAGCGGCCATGCCGATCCTGCACGCGCTGCAGGAGGAGTTCGGCTACATCGATCAGGCTGCGGTGCCGCTGATCGCCGATGCGCTGAATCTCTCCCGCGCCGAGGTGCATGGCACCGTCACGTTCTACCACGACTTTCGCCACGAGCCGGCCGGCCGCCGGGTGATCAAGCTGTGCCGGGCCGAAGCCTGCCAATCGGTCGGCTGCGAGCGCCTGGTCGACCATCTCAGGCGCCGCCATGGCGTCGCCGTCGATGCCACCACCGCGGATGGCGACCTGACGGTCGAGACCGTCTACTGCCTCGGCAATTGTGCGCTCGGACCGGCGGCGCTGGTCGATGGCGAGCTGATCGGCCATCTCGACGAGGCGAGCCTTTCCGCCCTGTGCGAAGGCCGCTCGGTCGATGAGGCCCGGGTGGCGGCGGAAGGAGTTCCGGCGTGA
- the hndC gene encoding NADP-reducing hydrogenase subunit HndC, with product MSTAATPITIFVPVDAAALSVGADAVAAAIAREAEARGLDVTIVRNGSRGMLWLEPLVEVATAAGRVAYGPVRPADVAGLFDAGFHDGAAHRLGHGRTDEMDWLKRQQRLTFARVGIIDPLSIADYRAHGGFAGLERALAMAPAVIVEEVRASGLRGRGGAGFPTGIKWKTVLDAAAEQKYIVCNADEGDSGTFADRMLMEGDPYVLIEGMAIAGLAVGATKGFIYLRSEYPHAHRTLLRAIERAERAGLLGPSLLGSGRAFHLEVRLGAGAYICGEETSLLESLEGKRAIVRAKPPLPALQGLFGKPTVVNNVLSLASVPWILVNGAKAYADCGTGRSRGTMPVQLGGNIRRGGLVELAFGISLRTLIEDFGGGTRSGRPLKAVQVGGPLGAYLPDGLLDTPMDYEALAAAGGMLGHAGMVVFDDTADMARQARFAFEFCAKESCGKCTPCRIGAVRGVETVDRIIAGVERERNLEVLADLNRLMTDASLCAMGGLTPMPVMSAVRHFPEDFHRPAMAVAAE from the coding sequence GTGAGCACGGCAGCGACCCCGATCACCATCTTCGTTCCCGTCGACGCGGCGGCCCTGTCGGTCGGGGCTGATGCGGTGGCGGCCGCGATCGCGCGCGAGGCCGAAGCGCGCGGGCTCGACGTCACCATCGTCAGGAACGGTTCGCGCGGCATGCTCTGGCTGGAGCCGCTGGTCGAGGTGGCGACCGCCGCCGGCCGCGTCGCCTATGGCCCGGTCCGTCCCGCCGATGTCGCGGGCCTGTTCGATGCCGGTTTCCACGACGGCGCGGCGCACCGGCTGGGCCACGGCCGAACCGACGAGATGGACTGGCTGAAGCGCCAGCAGCGGCTGACCTTCGCCCGGGTCGGGATCATCGATCCCCTGTCGATCGCGGACTATCGTGCCCATGGCGGCTTTGCCGGGCTCGAGCGCGCCCTCGCCATGGCGCCCGCCGTCATCGTCGAGGAGGTCAGGGCTTCGGGCCTGCGCGGCCGCGGCGGCGCGGGCTTCCCGACCGGCATCAAGTGGAAGACCGTGCTCGATGCGGCGGCCGAGCAGAAATACATCGTCTGCAACGCCGACGAGGGCGACAGCGGCACCTTCGCCGACCGCATGCTGATGGAGGGCGACCCCTATGTCCTGATCGAGGGCATGGCGATCGCCGGCCTCGCCGTCGGCGCGACCAAGGGCTTCATCTATCTCCGGTCGGAATATCCCCATGCCCACCGCACCCTCCTGCGCGCCATCGAGCGCGCCGAGCGGGCGGGGCTGCTCGGGCCGTCGCTGCTGGGGTCGGGCAGGGCCTTCCACCTGGAGGTTCGCCTCGGCGCCGGCGCCTATATCTGCGGCGAGGAGACCTCGCTGCTCGAGAGCCTCGAGGGCAAGCGCGCCATCGTCCGCGCCAAGCCGCCGCTGCCGGCTCTGCAGGGCCTGTTCGGCAAGCCGACGGTCGTCAACAACGTGCTGTCGCTCGCCAGCGTGCCCTGGATCCTCGTCAACGGGGCCAAGGCCTATGCCGATTGCGGCACGGGCCGCTCGCGCGGCACCATGCCGGTGCAGCTCGGCGGCAATATCAGGCGCGGCGGGCTCGTCGAGCTTGCCTTCGGCATCAGCCTGCGCACGCTCATCGAGGATTTCGGCGGCGGCACCCGCTCTGGCCGGCCGCTGAAGGCGGTGCAGGTCGGCGGTCCGCTCGGCGCCTATCTGCCCGACGGCCTGCTCGACACGCCGATGGACTACGAGGCGCTGGCCGCCGCCGGCGGCATGCTCGGTCATGCCGGCATGGTGGTGTTCGACGACACCGCCGACATGGCCCGCCAGGCGCGGTTCGCCTTTGAATTCTGCGCCAAGGAAAGCTGCGGCAAATGCACGCCGTGCCGGATCGGCGCGGTGCGCGGCGTCGAGACGGTCGACCGGATCATCGCCGGCGTCGAGCGCGAGAGGAACCTTGAGGTTCTCGCCGACCTCAACCGCCTGATGACCGATGCCTCGCTCTGCGCCATGGGCGGCCTGACACCCATGCCGGTCATGTCGGCCGTGCGCCATTTCCCCGAGGACTTCCATCGCCCCGCCATGGCGGTGGCGGCCGAGTGA
- a CDS encoding Putative formate dehydrogenase, whose amino-acid sequence MSLIKEIDYGTPIRVSEKQVTLTIDGETVSVPAGTSVMAAAMSLGTKIPKLCATDSLEPFGSCRLCLVEIEGRRGTPASCTTPAEEGMVVRTQTDNLAKLRKGVMELYISDHPLDCLTCSANGDCELQDMAGAVGLREVRYGYEGENHFADAKDTSNPYFTYDPTKCIVCNRCVRACEEVQGTFALTITGRGFDSRVSPGGTDFLGSECVSCGACVQACPTATLIENTVIEHGQAEHSKVTTCAYCGVGCSFKAEMQGDRVVRMVPYKDGKANEGHSCVKGRFAWGYATHKDRITKPMIRAKISDPWREVSWEEAIGHAASEFKRIQAKYGRESIGAITSSRCTNEEVFLVQKLVRAAMRNNNVDTCARVCHSPTGYGLKTTLGTSAGTQDFKSVEKSDVILVIGANPTDGHPVFASRMKKRLRQGARLIVADPRRIDLVKSPHIKADYHLQLKPGTNVALINAIAHVVVTEGLIDEDYVRERCDLTDFEVWARFIAEERNSPEATEEFTGVAAADVRAAARLYATGGNGAIYYGLGVTEHSQGSTMVMGMANLAMATGNIGREGVGVNPLRGQNNVQGSCDMGSFPHELSGYRHVEDDATRQMFETLWGRALDAEPGLRIPNMFDQAIDGTFLGLYCQGEDIAQSDPNTQHVTAALSAMECVVVQDLFLNETAKYAHVFLPGASFLEKDGTFTNAERRINRVRQVMAPMAGKSEWEVTSELSAALGYPMSYTHPSEIMDEIAKLTPTFAGVSYEKLDELGSVQWPCNDKAPTGTVLMHVDRFVRGKGRFMITEFVPTEERTGPRFPLILTTGRILSQYNVGAQTRRTANSTWHAEDILEIHPFDAENRGIKTGDLVALTSRSGDISLRAEVSERMQPGVVYTTFHHADTGANVITTDYSDWATNCPEYKVTAVEVRRTNHYSQWQEQNREESVLLRLIAGKMPEAAE is encoded by the coding sequence ATGAGCCTGATCAAGGAAATCGACTACGGCACGCCGATCCGCGTCAGCGAGAAGCAGGTGACGCTCACCATCGACGGCGAGACCGTCTCGGTGCCGGCGGGCACCTCGGTCATGGCCGCCGCCATGAGCCTCGGCACCAAGATCCCGAAGCTCTGCGCGACCGACAGCCTGGAGCCGTTCGGCTCCTGCCGCCTCTGCCTCGTCGAGATCGAAGGCCGGCGCGGCACGCCGGCCTCCTGCACCACGCCGGCCGAAGAGGGCATGGTGGTGCGCACCCAGACCGACAATCTTGCCAAGCTGCGCAAGGGGGTGATGGAGCTCTACATCTCCGACCACCCGCTCGACTGTCTGACCTGCTCGGCCAATGGCGACTGCGAGCTGCAGGACATGGCCGGAGCGGTCGGCCTGCGCGAGGTGCGCTACGGCTATGAGGGTGAGAATCATTTCGCGGACGCCAAGGACACGTCGAACCCCTATTTCACCTACGACCCGACCAAGTGCATCGTCTGCAACCGCTGCGTCCGCGCCTGCGAGGAGGTGCAGGGCACTTTCGCGCTGACCATTACCGGTCGCGGCTTCGACAGCCGCGTCTCGCCCGGCGGCACCGATTTCCTCGGCTCGGAATGCGTGTCCTGCGGAGCCTGCGTGCAGGCCTGCCCGACCGCGACGCTGATCGAGAACACGGTGATCGAGCACGGCCAGGCCGAGCATTCCAAGGTGACGACCTGCGCCTATTGCGGCGTCGGCTGCTCGTTCAAGGCCGAAATGCAGGGCGACCGTGTGGTGCGCATGGTGCCCTATAAGGACGGCAAGGCGAACGAGGGGCATTCCTGCGTCAAGGGGCGCTTCGCCTGGGGTTATGCGACCCATAAGGACCGCATCACCAAGCCGATGATCCGCGCGAAGATCTCCGATCCCTGGCGCGAGGTGTCGTGGGAGGAGGCGATCGGCCACGCCGCCTCCGAGTTCAAGCGCATCCAGGCCAAATATGGCCGCGAGTCGATCGGCGCCATCACCTCCTCGCGCTGCACCAACGAGGAGGTCTTCCTCGTCCAGAAGCTCGTGCGCGCGGCCATGCGCAACAACAATGTCGATACCTGCGCGCGCGTCTGCCACTCGCCCACCGGCTATGGCCTGAAGACCACGCTCGGCACGTCGGCCGGCACACAGGACTTCAAGTCGGTCGAGAAGTCCGACGTGATCCTGGTGATCGGCGCCAACCCGACCGACGGCCATCCGGTCTTCGCCTCACGCATGAAGAAGCGGCTGCGCCAGGGCGCGCGGCTGATCGTCGCCGACCCGCGCCGCATCGACCTCGTGAAGTCGCCGCACATCAAGGCCGACTATCACCTGCAGCTGAAGCCCGGCACCAATGTCGCGCTGATCAATGCGATCGCCCACGTCGTCGTGACCGAGGGGCTGATCGACGAGGACTATGTCCGCGAGCGTTGCGACCTGACCGATTTCGAGGTCTGGGCCCGTTTCATCGCCGAGGAGCGCAATTCGCCCGAGGCGACGGAGGAGTTCACCGGCGTCGCCGCCGCTGACGTGCGCGCCGCCGCCCGGCTCTATGCGACCGGCGGCAACGGCGCGATCTATTACGGCCTCGGGGTGACGGAGCACAGCCAGGGCTCGACCATGGTCATGGGCATGGCGAACCTTGCCATGGCCACCGGCAATATCGGGCGCGAGGGCGTCGGCGTGAACCCGCTGCGCGGCCAGAACAATGTCCAGGGCTCCTGCGACATGGGGTCGTTCCCGCACGAGCTCTCAGGCTACCGCCATGTCGAGGACGACGCTACGCGCCAGATGTTCGAAACGCTGTGGGGCAGGGCGCTCGACGCCGAGCCCGGCCTGCGCATTCCCAACATGTTCGACCAGGCGATCGACGGCACCTTCCTCGGGCTCTACTGCCAGGGCGAGGACATCGCCCAGTCCGATCCGAACACGCAGCATGTGACCGCGGCGCTCAGCGCCATGGAATGTGTCGTCGTGCAGGACCTGTTCCTGAACGAGACGGCCAAATATGCCCATGTCTTCCTGCCGGGCGCTTCGTTCCTGGAAAAGGACGGCACCTTCACCAATGCCGAGCGGCGCATCAACCGCGTCCGCCAGGTGATGGCGCCGATGGCCGGCAAGTCGGAATGGGAGGTGACGTCGGAACTGTCGGCCGCGCTCGGCTATCCGATGTCCTACACTCATCCGAGCGAGATCATGGACGAGATCGCCAAGCTGACGCCGACCTTTGCCGGGGTCAGCTACGAGAAGCTGGACGAGCTCGGCTCGGTGCAGTGGCCCTGCAACGACAAGGCGCCCACCGGCACCGTGCTGATGCATGTCGACCGCTTCGTGCGTGGCAAGGGCCGGTTCATGATCACCGAATTCGTGCCGACCGAGGAACGGACCGGTCCGCGCTTCCCGCTGATCCTGACCACCGGCCGCATCCTCTCGCAATACAATGTCGGCGCGCAGACCCGGCGCACCGCCAATTCGACCTGGCATGCCGAGGACATCCTGGAGATCCACCCCTTCGACGCCGAGAACCGGGGCATCAAGACCGGCGACCTGGTGGCGCTGACCAGCCGCTCCGGCGACATCTCGCTGCGCGCCGAAGTGTCCGAGCGCATGCAGCCGGGCGTCGTCTATACGACCTTTCACCATGCCGACACCGGCGCCAACGTGATCACGACCGACTATTCCGACTGGGCCACCAACTGTCCGGAATACAAGGTCACGGCGGTCGAGGTCCGGCGCACCAACCATTATTCGCAGTGGCAGGAGCAGAACCGCGAGGAAAGCGTGCTGCTGCGGCTGATCGCCGGCAAGATGCCGGAGGCTGCGGAGTAG